From Geovibrio ferrireducens, the proteins below share one genomic window:
- a CDS encoding tetratricopeptide repeat protein: MRLSVGLLCLLIPLHIWLSGAVIAPKADFDARFERSVAVPGQLIRFTSLEFKSLAADNRLLSAIFYVGKMLEDRAIIKGQDWDWFETTVNASSELDPYFYDTYYFSALTLAWSAGRAEEAVRLLEKGISYRPESHRLLYNLGFIYYYFLKDSAKGAEYIARAAKLKGAPSFYGTLAARLAYDSGRHEVAAAFLLDMMNSTGNEKVRALYEKRLLALQGAIEIEKAVREYESRYSEKPASLNELAEKGFIAALPKDPYGGEYYMKEDGRVYSTSGFAEKRE; this comes from the coding sequence GTGAGACTGTCCGTCGGTCTGCTGTGCCTTCTTATTCCACTGCATATCTGGCTCAGCGGAGCAGTGATTGCGCCGAAGGCTGATTTTGATGCGAGGTTCGAGCGCTCAGTGGCAGTCCCCGGACAGCTGATCCGTTTTACATCACTTGAGTTTAAGAGTCTCGCCGCAGACAACCGCCTGCTTTCAGCTATATTTTATGTCGGCAAAATGCTTGAGGACAGGGCGATAATCAAAGGGCAGGACTGGGACTGGTTTGAAACAACCGTGAATGCTTCCTCTGAACTTGATCCGTATTTCTATGATACATATTATTTTTCCGCACTGACCCTTGCATGGAGCGCAGGCAGGGCGGAAGAGGCTGTAAGGCTCCTTGAAAAGGGGATTTCGTACAGACCGGAAAGCCACAGGCTGCTGTATAATCTGGGGTTTATTTACTATTACTTCCTTAAGGACAGTGCGAAAGGTGCGGAGTATATTGCCCGTGCCGCAAAGCTAAAGGGCGCACCGTCCTTTTATGGAACGCTTGCCGCCAGACTGGCATACGATTCCGGCAGACATGAGGTCGCTGCTGCCTTTCTTCTGGATATGATGAACAGTACAGGGAACGAAAAGGTGCGTGCTTTGTATGAAAAGAGGCTTCTGGCGCTGCAAGGCGCTATTGAAATAGAGAAAGCGGTTAGGGAGTACGAGAGCAGGTATTCAGAGAAACCAGCCTCCTTGAATGAACTTGCGGAGAAGGGATTCATCGCCGCATTGCCTAAAGACCCTTACGGTGGGGAATACTATATGAAAGAGGACGGAAGGGTGTATTCCACCAGCGGTTTTGCGGAAAAAAGAGAGTAG
- a CDS encoding ABC transporter permease, which yields MTQVCFITFLEGVRNRVLYAIVIFSLIIMFLSAVFARFFMQDLSKVIADFNLGAMSLAGLLISFSVSVGLVAKDLDRRTIYFVLGRNISRRRYIFGKFAGLALLLISAYSIIFLLTHIPILLMKSAMPGYFKGFSWNAYALAALADLVKCVFLNAVIIFFSSFVTTSFTVLIFSVLIYIAGQSLAEVLTYAGTSEAYAGLSGFLNIVKYIVPDFSSLDYKTVAANGIMPPLDIYTGSILYALVYSAVLLVLAGIIFSRREFP from the coding sequence ATGACGCAGGTATGCTTTATCACCTTCCTTGAGGGAGTGCGGAACAGAGTGCTGTATGCTATTGTTATTTTCTCGCTTATCATTATGTTTCTCAGCGCTGTATTCGCCCGCTTTTTCATGCAGGACTTAAGCAAAGTTATTGCTGATTTTAATCTGGGGGCAATGTCGCTGGCCGGACTGCTCATAAGTTTTTCCGTATCAGTCGGTCTGGTGGCAAAGGATCTGGACAGGCGCACGATATATTTTGTGCTGGGACGGAACATATCCCGCCGGAGATACATTTTCGGCAAGTTCGCAGGTCTGGCTCTGCTGCTGATTTCCGCTTACAGTATAATTTTCCTCCTCACCCACATTCCCATACTGCTTATGAAATCCGCCATGCCCGGATATTTCAAAGGCTTTTCGTGGAATGCTTACGCACTTGCCGCATTAGCGGATCTCGTGAAGTGTGTTTTTCTGAATGCGGTAATCATTTTTTTCAGTTCCTTCGTTACGACATCTTTCACTGTTTTGATATTCTCCGTCCTTATATATATAGCGGGGCAAAGCCTCGCTGAGGTGCTGACATACGCAGGCACATCCGAAGCTTATGCGGGCTTATCCGGTTTTCTGAATATTGTTAAATACATAGTACCAGACTTCTCATCGCTGGATTACAAAACTGTAGCCGCTAACGGAATAATGCCTCCCCTTGATATATACACAGGCTCGATCCTCTACGCACTGGTATATTCCGCCGTTCTTCTTGTTCTTGCGGGTATTATTTTCAGCCGCAGGGAGTTTCCGTGA
- a CDS encoding ABC transporter ATP-binding protein — protein sequence MIKIDSLVKRIKKKTAVDCISFEVKKGEVFALLGLNGAGKSTTIKTIMGFVRPTSGTVKLNSRNIGYLPENPYYYDYLTLKELLTFSLASSGIKDNIMERISSMAEKVGMTENLNKQLRTFSKGMVQRSGIAAALIHEPDLVIFDEPMSGLDPLGRRMVYELITKMKEKGATVLFCSHILSDAERLCDTAAIMNKGKIVRMLTKEELLLASKQAEVVFNKSEALRSSLTGLKTVEYENTVGVLTDSGEIVSFMESMKNKGFSAVTVKSADNALERIFEEAVR from the coding sequence ATGATTAAGATAGATTCCCTTGTAAAGCGCATAAAAAAGAAAACCGCAGTGGACTGCATAAGCTTTGAGGTGAAAAAGGGTGAGGTTTTTGCCCTTCTCGGACTGAACGGAGCGGGCAAGTCTACTACAATCAAAACCATTATGGGTTTTGTCCGCCCCACATCCGGAACTGTTAAGCTAAACAGCCGGAACATAGGCTACCTTCCGGAAAATCCGTATTATTATGATTATCTTACCCTGAAAGAGCTTCTGACCTTCTCGCTGGCTTCCTCCGGAATAAAAGACAATATTATGGAACGCATATCATCCATGGCAGAGAAAGTCGGCATGACTGAAAATCTCAATAAACAGCTCCGTACATTTTCCAAAGGCATGGTCCAGCGCTCCGGTATCGCTGCTGCGCTCATTCATGAACCTGATCTCGTTATATTTGATGAGCCCATGAGCGGGCTTGATCCGTTGGGGCGCAGGATGGTGTATGAGCTTATCACGAAGATGAAGGAGAAGGGGGCGACTGTGCTTTTCTGCTCCCACATATTGAGTGATGCCGAACGCCTCTGTGACACAGCAGCGATTATGAACAAAGGTAAAATCGTCCGAATGCTCACTAAGGAGGAACTTCTCCTCGCTTCTAAACAGGCTGAGGTTGTCTTTAATAAAAGCGAGGCCTTAAGATCTTCTCTGACAGGATTAAAAACTGTGGAATACGAAAACACGGTGGGAGTTCTCACTGATTCCGGAGAGATCGTGAGCTTCATGGAATCCATGAAAAACAAAGGATTCAGCGCAGTTACGGTGAAATCCGCAGATAACGCCCTTGAGCGTATTTTTGAGGAGGCGGTACGATGA
- a CDS encoding type IV pilin protein, which yields MMRIEKTKKGFTLIELLVVVAIIGILAAIAIPQFAKYRSRAYNSAAQSDLRNVQSSLEGWFADYQEYPQVAQNGAPAATSGVLDLTASTDGNGEAETVTLSAWVGLASTGADDGTDYNVVTKHTNGGTICYGATNTAPTIQTGETGLEGTAGVDACNPAEEEEEP from the coding sequence ATGATGAGGATCGAAAAAACTAAAAAAGGCTTTACTCTTATCGAGCTTCTGGTGGTTGTTGCAATCATCGGTATTCTTGCCGCTATCGCAATCCCCCAGTTTGCCAAATATCGTTCCAGAGCTTATAACTCAGCTGCTCAGTCAGACCTGAGAAACGTTCAGTCTTCTCTTGAGGGCTGGTTTGCCGACTATCAGGAATATCCTCAGGTTGCCCAGAACGGTGCTCCTGCTGCAACAAGCGGCGTATTGGATTTAACAGCTTCTACTGATGGTAATGGAGAAGCGGAAACAGTTACTCTCAGCGCATGGGTTGGACTCGCAAGTACAGGTGCTGATGATGGAACAGATTACAATGTTGTAACAAAGCACACAAACGGTGGTACCATTTGCTACGGCGCAACTAACACCGCCCCCACAATTCAGACAGGTGAAACAGGTCTTGAAGGAACTGCCGGCGTTGACGCGTGCAACCCCGCTGAAGAGGAAGAAGAGCCCTAG
- a CDS encoding DNA adenine methylase, whose amino-acid sequence MRCVIKALIGWLGGKSKLADTIVKKIPPHTCYVEVFCGGAHVYFTKEQSRVETINDINSDLVNLYRIAQSHLEEFIRQFKYMLVSREQFEKYSITPPESLTDIQRAVRFYYLIKTAFGAKLTGQNYGYSVTSPPRLNLLRIEEDLSAAHLRLSRTNIENLAYQQCICKYDGSDTFFYLDPPYFGCEDDYGADIFSRDDFGDLARLLAGIKGKFILSINDTPEIRAIFADFLIEDVRTTYTVGNEHKAVSELLIMNYEPKEELSIETFMSEV is encoded by the coding sequence TTGAGGTGTGTTATTAAAGCACTTATAGGATGGCTCGGAGGGAAATCTAAGCTCGCCGACACAATCGTCAAGAAGATCCCGCCGCATACTTGCTACGTTGAAGTTTTCTGCGGCGGGGCTCATGTCTATTTCACTAAAGAACAATCCAGAGTTGAGACTATTAATGACATCAACAGCGATCTTGTCAATCTTTACAGGATCGCTCAATCTCATCTCGAAGAGTTCATCCGGCAGTTTAAATATATGCTCGTGAGCCGTGAACAGTTCGAAAAATACAGCATTACCCCTCCGGAGAGCCTCACGGACATTCAAAGAGCCGTTCGCTTTTATTATCTTATTAAAACAGCCTTTGGAGCAAAGCTGACAGGACAGAATTACGGATATTCCGTAACGAGTCCGCCTCGCCTGAATCTGTTGCGGATTGAAGAGGATCTCTCGGCTGCCCATCTTCGGCTTTCCCGCACAAATATCGAAAATCTGGCATATCAGCAGTGCATCTGTAAATACGATGGCTCAGATACCTTTTTTTATCTTGATCCGCCGTATTTCGGGTGCGAGGATGACTACGGCGCTGACATATTCTCCAGAGATGATTTCGGGGATCTCGCAAGGCTGTTGGCAGGGATAAAAGGCAAGTTCATTCTCAGTATCAATGATACGCCCGAAATAAGGGCTATTTTCGCAGATTTCCTGATTGAGGATGTTCGCACCACATACACAGTAGGGAACGAACACAAGGCCGTTTCCGAGCTCCTCATCATGAATTATGAACCGAAGGAGGAGTTGAGTATCGAAACATTTATGAGTGAAGTGTAA
- a CDS encoding tail fiber assembly protein gives MKKIYFKNGFYHSDIHETIPDGAIELTVEAWETLLAEQSAGKHILERDGEIIAVDPAELLTDEEKAAQIAAAVRAERDALLRATDYLIMPDYPLDEAISVSVRAYRQALRNITLQTGFPFDIEWPAMPEI, from the coding sequence ATGAAAAAAATATATTTTAAAAACGGGTTTTATCACTCTGATATTCATGAAACAATACCTGATGGCGCAATTGAGTTAACAGTTGAAGCGTGGGAGACTCTGCTTGCTGAACAGAGTGCCGGAAAGCATATTTTAGAGCGCGACGGCGAAATTATCGCTGTCGACCCGGCGGAACTGCTCACTGACGAAGAAAAGGCCGCACAGATAGCGGCGGCAGTTCGCGCTGAGCGTGATGCACTGCTCAGGGCTACAGACTATCTCATCATGCCGGACTATCCGCTTGATGAAGCCATCAGCGTCTCTGTGCGGGCATATAGACAGGCACTGAGGAATATAACACTCCAAACGGGCTTTCCGTTCGATATAGAGTGGCCGGCAATGCCGGAAATATAA
- a CDS encoding phage tail-collar fiber domain-containing protein yields MAEFKTILTNIGLEKMNELVANGGQINFTHFAVGDSNGAYYEPSESQTALENEVWRTETFSVTIQPNNRQHIKFRARIPENVGGFTVREAAVFDDEGDLIYIAKYPEKAKPLLESGATSALNVTIIGKHSNASEAVVEVLNVNDADIDPHKVRAATTAHITLSGLQTVDGVSLSSGDRVLVKNQSTASSNGIYTAASGAWARAVDFNNTDNVLPGSLVSVVEGTANGGYLFQNNTPGPITIGSTALNFHAFERKDNLKEGAYRDVISGVTDIDPAKLIPNGAYGIGPAPLNVSNLNMSMTAGIWFTYDSSATNKPSEDGGCGFMLKRSDTVSIQVAFPDDGGIYYRPRTSGVWSSTWIRVAAISDIPSIPAATTTNSGVVELATQAEVEGRTDDARAVTPASLMNFLLKGDYGFGSEAIDLYVGDLNEITETSIVWVGSAATNKPGSVGGYCMTFRRATTNLFQLFINQSGTEVVYRVKNTSWGNWSVFFTASNQLTIGTTPASARAALGLGTAATAGDASTTAKGIVELATTAESAAGVDAVRAVTPAGLAAFLSNWLAADEWQASKTTNGYQKLPSGLIFQWGTVGGASATISFPIVFPVACVSLSITPFNNSASGGGSGSVETAQYGSVSSSGFFVTKVAAGGDGYTGDIKYIAIGY; encoded by the coding sequence ATGGCAGAATTTAAAACGATTTTAACGAATATCGGCTTAGAAAAAATGAATGAACTGGTCGCAAACGGCGGGCAGATCAATTTTACTCACTTCGCAGTGGGGGACTCAAACGGTGCGTACTACGAGCCGTCAGAGAGCCAGACGGCGCTGGAAAACGAAGTCTGGCGGACAGAGACTTTCAGCGTGACTATTCAGCCGAATAACCGTCAGCATATCAAATTCCGCGCGCGCATTCCGGAAAATGTCGGCGGATTCACCGTCAGAGAGGCCGCGGTGTTTGATGATGAGGGAGACCTGATCTACATCGCAAAATACCCTGAAAAGGCAAAGCCGCTGCTGGAGTCTGGCGCAACGTCGGCGCTGAATGTCACGATCATAGGCAAGCACTCAAACGCATCAGAAGCAGTCGTGGAAGTGCTGAACGTAAACGATGCAGACATTGACCCGCACAAAGTGAGAGCCGCCACAACTGCGCATATCACGCTTTCAGGGCTCCAGACTGTTGACGGCGTATCTCTCTCATCTGGAGACCGTGTTTTAGTCAAAAATCAGTCCACGGCATCATCAAACGGCATCTACACTGCGGCATCCGGCGCATGGGCGAGGGCGGTTGATTTTAATAACACTGATAATGTCCTTCCTGGCAGTTTGGTTTCGGTCGTTGAAGGCACGGCAAACGGCGGGTATCTTTTTCAGAACAACACACCCGGACCGATAACCATAGGTTCAACTGCTCTGAATTTTCATGCGTTTGAGCGCAAAGATAATCTTAAAGAAGGCGCGTACAGGGATGTTATTTCCGGCGTTACTGATATAGACCCGGCAAAACTGATTCCCAACGGGGCCTACGGGATCGGCCCTGCACCGCTTAATGTTAGTAATCTTAATATGTCGATGACGGCGGGCATCTGGTTTACATATGATTCATCCGCAACAAATAAGCCTTCGGAGGACGGCGGATGTGGCTTCATGCTGAAACGCTCTGATACAGTATCTATTCAAGTTGCATTCCCCGATGACGGCGGTATTTATTACCGTCCGCGGACAAGCGGCGTGTGGTCGAGCACATGGATCAGAGTCGCAGCTATTTCTGACATACCATCGATCCCCGCCGCGACAACGACAAACTCAGGAGTTGTAGAACTCGCAACTCAAGCGGAGGTGGAAGGCCGCACTGATGATGCGAGAGCAGTCACCCCAGCGTCACTTATGAATTTTTTACTGAAAGGCGACTACGGATTCGGTTCTGAAGCGATTGATTTATATGTAGGTGATTTGAACGAAATTACTGAAACGTCAATTGTTTGGGTAGGCAGCGCCGCAACTAATAAACCGGGGAGCGTTGGCGGTTATTGCATGACTTTCCGCCGTGCAACAACAAATCTCTTTCAGCTTTTCATAAATCAATCTGGCACAGAAGTTGTTTATAGAGTCAAAAACACAAGCTGGGGCAACTGGTCAGTTTTTTTTACTGCATCAAATCAGCTTACAATCGGCACTACCCCCGCCTCTGCACGTGCTGCGTTAGGATTAGGCACAGCGGCAACGGCAGGAGATGCAAGCACGACAGCAAAAGGTATTGTAGAGCTTGCAACAACAGCAGAATCCGCCGCGGGGGTAGATGCCGTGAGAGCAGTAACGCCCGCTGGGCTTGCAGCTTTTTTGTCAAACTGGCTAGCTGCGGACGAATGGCAAGCTTCGAAAACGACTAACGGTTATCAGAAGTTGCCGTCCGGGCTGATTTTTCAGTGGGGGACTGTCGGCGGAGCATCGGCGACAATATCATTTCCGATCGTGTTTCCGGTAGCGTGTGTATCATTGTCAATAACTCCGTTCAATAATTCAGCGTCAGGCGGAGGATCTGGCAGCGTCGAAACAGCGCAATATGGTTCTGTGTCATCTAGCGGTTTTTTTGTTACAAAAGTAGCTGCTGGTGGGGACGGGTATACCGGCGACATAAAATATATAGCTATCGGCTATTAA
- a CDS encoding phage tail protein I, which produces MSKEIYDFSLADLLPGSITGDESMSLIISALDSQISAFVQEINRLMIYPSIDTQPHDVLNILAWQFNLTSFDGWNTSMPIEQKREFIKNALELHRYKGTRWAVEKALEIIGHNTELYEWFEYSGEPYHFRVIVDSESAVLTAEELQKLTSYISAFKNIRSHMDTIEVNSVVSSPIYIAAALYDVDTTIVWPE; this is translated from the coding sequence ATGAGTAAGGAAATTTATGATTTCAGTCTTGCTGATCTTCTGCCCGGCAGTATAACCGGTGACGAGTCAATGAGCCTTATTATCAGTGCTCTTGACAGTCAAATCAGCGCATTTGTCCAAGAGATAAACAGACTCATGATTTATCCGTCAATCGATACTCAGCCTCACGATGTTTTAAACATTCTGGCGTGGCAATTCAATCTCACATCGTTCGATGGATGGAATACATCTATGCCCATTGAACAAAAACGCGAATTTATAAAAAATGCTCTGGAACTGCACAGATACAAAGGTACGAGATGGGCGGTTGAAAAGGCTCTCGAAATAATCGGACATAACACCGAGTTGTATGAATGGTTTGAATACAGCGGTGAGCCCTACCATTTCAGAGTTATAGTCGATTCCGAATCAGCCGTTCTCACTGCTGAAGAATTACAGAAGCTTACATCGTATATCAGCGCGTTCAAAAATATCAGATCTCACATGGACACAATCGAAGTCAATTCAGTTGTGAGCAGCCCGATATACATTGCGGCCGCTCTGTATGACGTGGACACTACTATAGTTTGGCCGGAGTGA
- a CDS encoding baseplate assembly protein — MDLNSLPQISFFTTDVAEIERQLISDFETLSGKTLYPGDPVRLFLSGLAYVQALQYFLAETALKQNFLAYSKEGNLEHLGALLDVERIPASGATVDVQFSRVIGSTGAVFIPAGTRVSPDGQLFFAVKSAGTVLSGTPHAVLKCVCIQTGTAGNGYMPGQIQTLIDPIAGIAGVINTSTSSGGYETESDDRLRERIRIAPQKFSTAGPTGAYQYWAATAHADIVDVSVISPTPGTVEIYPLMSGGNLPSGEILSLVNSVVNDSKRRPLTDNVSVLAPAAVNYDIQLSYYIHSSASSVGDSIQTAVSKAVDDFVIWQKSAIGRDLNPSELVRRVINAGAKRVVITHPSYAEIDKTSVAVAENISVTFAGYEDE, encoded by the coding sequence ATGGACTTAAATTCACTGCCTCAAATCAGCTTTTTTACTACAGATGTCGCAGAAATAGAGCGGCAGTTAATATCAGACTTTGAAACTCTCAGCGGCAAAACTCTCTATCCCGGCGATCCCGTTCGCTTGTTTCTGTCAGGGTTGGCCTATGTTCAGGCTCTTCAATATTTTCTTGCGGAAACAGCCCTGAAGCAAAACTTTCTTGCATATTCAAAAGAGGGGAATCTAGAGCATCTCGGCGCACTGCTTGATGTTGAGCGTATTCCGGCATCGGGGGCAACTGTAGATGTGCAGTTTTCCCGTGTCATCGGCTCAACAGGCGCTGTTTTCATCCCCGCGGGCACAAGAGTCAGCCCTGACGGTCAGTTGTTTTTTGCAGTTAAGTCAGCGGGAACTGTCCTCTCCGGCACACCCCATGCTGTGCTGAAATGCGTATGCATACAGACCGGAACAGCGGGAAACGGCTACATGCCGGGGCAGATACAGACTCTCATAGACCCCATTGCGGGTATAGCCGGAGTCATAAACACATCAACAAGCTCCGGAGGGTATGAAACAGAATCAGATGATCGTCTCAGAGAGCGTATAAGAATAGCCCCGCAGAAATTCAGCACAGCGGGCCCGACAGGTGCATATCAATACTGGGCGGCAACAGCGCATGCGGATATTGTAGATGTTTCTGTAATTTCCCCCACCCCCGGCACTGTCGAGATTTACCCGCTCATGAGCGGCGGTAATCTGCCTTCGGGGGAAATCCTCTCTCTGGTTAACTCTGTTGTGAACGATTCTAAGCGCCGTCCCCTTACTGATAATGTCTCTGTTCTAGCTCCTGCGGCAGTAAATTATGATATTCAGCTTTCGTACTATATACACTCAAGCGCAAGCTCAGTCGGGGATTCAATTCAAACAGCCGTGAGCAAGGCCGTTGATGATTTTGTAATATGGCAAAAAAGCGCAATAGGCAGGGACTTAAACCCGTCAGAGCTTGTCAGACGCGTAATAAACGCCGGGGCTAAACGTGTGGTTATTACGCACCCTTCATACGCTGAAATAGACAAAACAAGCGTTGCCGTCGCGGAAAATATAAGCGTCACTTTTGCAGGGTACGAAGATGAGTAA
- a CDS encoding GPW/gp25 family protein — MSDSKASYISFFPEDAEEIIQNIKTILGTVKGSVPLNRSFGLTAVYLDLPTPKGMALMRHEIIEELALWEPRAAVSEITFTADENGRVYPHVKFR, encoded by the coding sequence ATGAGCGACTCAAAAGCAAGTTACATCTCGTTTTTCCCCGAAGACGCAGAAGAGATTATCCAGAATATTAAAACGATTTTAGGCACAGTAAAAGGGTCAGTGCCTCTGAATCGCAGCTTCGGCTTAACAGCCGTATACCTCGATCTGCCGACTCCGAAAGGCATGGCGTTAATGCGTCATGAAATAATAGAAGAACTGGCGCTATGGGAACCCCGCGCAGCAGTAAGCGAAATCACATTCACGGCTGATGAGAACGGTCGTGTATATCCGCATGTGAAATTCAGGTGA
- a CDS encoding phage tail protein: MSLGSFGSIVFEVSSSAVRTFDNLSRELSAKFVEHDVLNSKPVLQHVGTALTTISFTMYFNAFNGVNPEKELAALEAILNTGTEQPLFIGSKNFGKFVLEKISESRKVVGGKGELLTAEAAVTLKEYYAPIVKTAKKTQSKKTVKKQTEAEYVDLWRYKK; this comes from the coding sequence ATGAGTCTCGGCAGTTTCGGCTCTATCGTTTTTGAAGTGAGCTCATCCGCTGTGCGCACTTTTGATAATCTTTCGCGCGAACTCAGCGCTAAGTTCGTTGAGCATGATGTGCTCAACAGCAAGCCTGTTTTACAACACGTGGGCACGGCGCTTACAACAATATCGTTCACTATGTATTTTAATGCGTTTAACGGAGTCAATCCCGAAAAGGAGCTCGCAGCTCTTGAAGCAATCTTAAACACAGGTACAGAGCAGCCGCTGTTTATCGGCTCAAAGAATTTCGGCAAATTCGTTCTGGAAAAAATAAGCGAGTCAAGAAAGGTTGTCGGCGGAAAAGGGGAACTCCTCACAGCTGAAGCCGCAGTGACTCTTAAAGAGTATTATGCACCGATAGTAAAAACTGCAAAGAAAACACAGTCTAAGAAGACTGTGAAGAAACAGACGGAAGCCGAGTACGTTGATCTTTGGAGATATAAGAAATGA
- a CDS encoding phage baseplate assembly protein V, which yields MDKTTAELLSRIVRVGKVVEQNPTLCAVRVELEDADSTVSAVLRILVNKAQDDKAFWMPDLGEQVLCLFLPNGVEYGFVLGSFYSDDDTPSVSSNDKWHVRFKDGTEIEYDREKHILSADVKGQANIKASETITVEAVGDVMVKSASKVTIDAPETIVTQKLTVEGLLEYKAGLKGSGGGAFSAEITGALKASTIDSESTSLDTHVHGGVASGSETSGGPQ from the coding sequence ATGGATAAAACAACCGCAGAGCTTCTCTCACGTATCGTGCGGGTAGGTAAAGTTGTTGAGCAGAATCCCACGCTCTGTGCGGTAAGAGTTGAGCTTGAGGACGCAGACTCCACTGTTTCGGCAGTGCTGCGTATTCTTGTTAATAAAGCACAGGACGATAAAGCCTTCTGGATGCCGGATCTCGGTGAACAGGTTCTCTGTTTGTTTCTGCCAAACGGTGTTGAGTATGGCTTCGTTCTCGGATCATTTTATTCAGACGATGACACCCCTTCGGTAAGCTCAAACGATAAATGGCATGTGAGGTTTAAAGACGGAACTGAAATAGAATATGACCGTGAAAAACACATTCTTTCTGCTGATGTGAAGGGGCAGGCAAATATCAAGGCATCTGAGACTATCACGGTCGAAGCAGTCGGAGACGTGATGGTAAAGAGCGCATCAAAAGTTACTATAGATGCGCCGGAAACTATCGTAACTCAAAAGCTCACTGTAGAGGGGCTGCTTGAGTATAAAGCAGGTCTTAAGGGTTCAGGCGGCGGGGCATTTTCCGCAGAGATAACAGGGGCGCTCAAGGCCTCTACAATCGACTCAGAGTCCACAAGCCTTGATACTCACGTCCACGGCGGAGTCGCATCAGGTTCTGAAACATCTGGAGGCCCTCAATGA
- a CDS encoding phage late control D family protein: MRRAILKLSYEGVAISADIAPMLKSFSYTDNAAGKADDISLTLHDKNGLWRGDWFPDKGAKVTAGLLCEKWLNGKDISLNFGTFTIDEISANSGDTFTIKGVSAFITKAFRNEAKTRGFEKMTLKAVAEKFASENGFSLIFDSDTDPVMERLDQRNESDLAFLDRLCKSKGMNLKVADTQVIIYSGANYGAKNASFVITPSNPTKSWSFASKAHDTYKSCLVTYYDPKKKKNIKYEYIPPNAPKVGQTLKINTKVESVAEAEARAKAELRLKNSNEVSGSVTLVGSPSAAAGINVSVSGFGRFDGKYGIDTATHTIDGSGGYTTSLSLKTALEY, from the coding sequence GTGAGACGTGCAATACTCAAACTCAGCTATGAAGGTGTTGCTATTTCCGCGGATATAGCACCTATGCTTAAATCGTTCAGCTACACAGATAATGCCGCCGGAAAAGCAGATGATATATCACTCACTCTGCACGATAAAAATGGACTTTGGCGGGGAGACTGGTTCCCTGATAAAGGAGCCAAGGTCACCGCTGGGCTCTTATGTGAAAAATGGCTCAACGGGAAAGATATATCGCTGAATTTCGGCACTTTTACTATTGATGAGATTTCGGCGAACTCCGGCGATACTTTTACTATTAAAGGTGTTTCTGCATTTATCACAAAAGCTTTCCGCAACGAGGCCAAAACCAGAGGTTTTGAGAAAATGACTCTGAAAGCAGTTGCAGAGAAATTTGCTTCTGAAAACGGTTTTTCTCTCATTTTTGACTCTGATACAGATCCGGTTATGGAAAGACTTGATCAGCGCAACGAATCTGACCTCGCATTTCTTGACCGCCTCTGCAAGAGCAAGGGAATGAACCTCAAAGTTGCGGATACTCAGGTGATTATATACAGCGGCGCAAATTACGGCGCTAAAAACGCATCTTTCGTAATAACACCGTCAAACCCCACAAAATCATGGAGCTTTGCTAGCAAAGCTCATGATACTTACAAGTCTTGCCTTGTAACTTATTATGACCCGAAAAAGAAAAAAAATATTAAATACGAATATATCCCCCCTAATGCCCCTAAAGTTGGGCAGACTCTTAAAATAAACACAAAAGTCGAATCAGTGGCAGAGGCCGAAGCAAGGGCAAAAGCAGAACTCAGGCTTAAAAACAGCAACGAGGTTTCAGGAAGTGTCACGCTTGTCGGTTCCCCCTCCGCCGCGGCCGGGATAAATGTCTCGGTCAGCGGTTTCGGACGTTTTGACGGGAAATACGGTATTGACACCGCAACACACACAATCGACGGCTCAGGGGGCTACACTACGTCTCTGAGTCTTAAAACAGCGCTGGAGTATTGA
- a CDS encoding tail protein X — protein MRKTISIQGDLWDTISLRELGEERFMSALLEVNPAIAHIVVFSGGTEVNIPELEVLPSTPILPPWKVNQ, from the coding sequence ATGCGTAAGACAATATCTATACAAGGCGACCTGTGGGACACCATATCCCTGCGGGAACTCGGTGAAGAAAGGTTTATGTCCGCCCTGCTCGAAGTAAACCCTGCCATAGCTCATATTGTGGTCTTTTCCGGCGGAACAGAAGTAAACATCCCTGAGCTTGAAGTTCTGCCGTCAACGCCGATTTTGCCTCCCTGGAAGGTGAATCAGTGA